From the genome of Vigna angularis cultivar LongXiaoDou No.4 chromosome 11, ASM1680809v1, whole genome shotgun sequence, one region includes:
- the LOC108323643 gene encoding LOW QUALITY PROTEIN: 2S seed storage albumin protein-like (The sequence of the model RefSeq protein was modified relative to this genomic sequence to represent the inferred CDS: inserted 2 bases in 1 codon), which yields MLFIILLILIPKPNRENETRTILIVAPVFVGHTCCAFKGMKERLSCLEQIKKAELEYCENYLMTKIQGXDDDDDVLRSVRTNDGFSEAKELYQMLRCCQEVRGMNSPKCQCQAMQHIMEGQVEKPEKEKLQMEEKLLNLFVSCNFGPMECDLHLDPEREM from the exons ATGCT ttttattatattactGATATTAATTCCAAAACCTAACCGAGAGAATGAAACACGCACCATCCTCATCGTGGCTCCTGTCTTCGTAGGGCACACATGCTGCGCCTTCAAAGGAATGAAGGAGCGACTGAGCTGTCTCGAGCAGATCAAGAAGGCGGAACTCGAGTACTGTGAGAACTACCTTATGACGAAGATCCaagg tgatgatgatgatgatgttctAAGGAGCGTGAGAACGAACGACGGCTTTAGCGAGGCGAAAGAATTATATCAGATGCTAAGGTGCTGCCAGGAAGTGAGGGGCATGAACAGCCCCAAATGCCAGTGCCAAGCGATGCAGCATATAATGGAGGGTCAAGTAGAGAAACCGGAGAAGGAGAAGCTGCAGATGGAGGAGAAGCTTTTGAACTTGTTCGTGAGTTGCAACTTTGGACCCATGGAATGCGACTTGCATTTGGACCCTGAAAGAGAAATGTAG